The DNA window AGGGCCCGGATCGCCAAGGCCACCGAGCAGCAGGCCTACAACAGCGCCAAGATTCTCGATGCCTCGCATGTGATCGTGCTGTGTCAGCGCGTCGATTTCGATGAGACCTATCTGCAGCGCCTGCTGGACCAGGAACAGGCGGACGGCCGGTTTGCGACGGCCGAGGCCCGCAACGGGCAGGCCGGGACGCGCCGCTTCTATACCGATCTGCATCGCTATGATCTGAAGGATCTGCCGCAGTGGGCGGGTCGTCAGGTGTATCTGGCACTGGGTTCGCTGCTGCTGGGCGCTGCCAGCCTGGGTGTCGATGCGACGCCGATGGAGGGCTTCGATGCCAGCGTTCTGGATCGCGAACTGGGCCTGCACGCCAAGGGCTTCGGCAGTCTTGTCGTGGTCAGCCTCGGTCATCGTGCGTCCGGCGATTTCAATGCGCAATTGCCGAAATCGCGATTGCCGCAGGCTGAAACATTCAGTTTCCTGTAAGCGCCCAGTCCGCCGCAGCGGCCTGCCGAGGCCGCTGCGGCGGGCAGCCCCCCTGAGGCGGCCTGTCGTCAGCGGCCGTGCGTGCTATGATCCGGATGCCGGCTTCTGGCCGGCATCAATGACGTCTTCAGGGCGGGGTGTGATTCCCCACCGG is part of the Frateuria aurantia DSM 6220 genome and encodes:
- a CDS encoding oxygen-insensitive NAD(P)H-dependent nitroreductase NfsB, with the protein product MSIVQAARQRYTTKSYQPGKSLPEETVQQLCELLRLSPSSVNSQPWHFVVAGTPEGRARIAKATEQQAYNSAKILDASHVIVLCQRVDFDETYLQRLLDQEQADGRFATAEARNGQAGTRRFYTDLHRYDLKDLPQWAGRQVYLALGSLLLGAASLGVDATPMEGFDASVLDRELGLHAKGFGSLVVVSLGHRASGDFNAQLPKSRLPQAETFSFL